The Ranitomeya variabilis isolate aRanVar5 chromosome 7, aRanVar5.hap1, whole genome shotgun sequence DNA window ggaggtggatttcttcatccagacacctcagaaactctcccctagcgagaggcctccaggcagctgaacccttcactaacttcacatggagttctcccactgtccctaaacaaaatctcttagcatcatctgagaatgaggggttctgtctactcttttgagggggacatacttagggatctcccctggatcagtaccatcgtactctggtgggtctacttcttgattgagaaaggtgccagtcggagttgctttcactaactacctaggcctgcccaggtgtacttatacgtccatcatattatcattatttgtttgtaaaatgagaaaggttggttctcagggtcagccaattgtttttgcatagctagtcagagggcctccagggataatactcctgtatctgtcttaccctacctgatgtggttggttctctggtggtgggggcgacatgacatgctggtctacagctccttcccaaaaggattactgtcagcctactcccaaaagttagtgtctccagtatccaccaaccacaatcctgtgtcagcttttgtcactgcatgtgatcttgtctggacaggattcagtgtaattctcttaggtcgggttgcagcacgagtcatacgagtgttagggcccaagtcctcaactataccctggaaggcatcacagctataattgacaaatctttgttcactgtaatatatatatatttgatccattcaacatttttattaatctgcacctgtgggattatagaagcaaagccggcataaatctggttctgggctttaaactggtcagacaccccccttggcactccaatggtatcaatatatactagtggatcttcttcacaactcatgtggagctgatcgagatttctcctctttctggtaagttcatcaggtatctttggatcccaaaaataaaatcttgaactgcataactagtttaacaagggtgcattggcctatccaggcattaggcaacctaggacggagcttaccgtctccacataaccaataaatatcatacatatattctgtatgtttgattagcaaatcagtatctagagaactgctccccttgcagaaacctgtctcgaagatccctactagtgtacctgtggtgtcgtgggaattatagcaggtgtaattgtcagctaatacggttacttctcctgggacctttagtttaggttcttcatgaattagtgggacataatctggacaatcagtggacttcaaacctttcaacagattcataacacaggcagtggtgttgtcatcagggaaaagcaatgcatgtgtgtataggtgtgtattcgcagcagcacaagcaatacatcctacagagatattctggactcttacattgtatctcacccattctaaccataggtttttccttggggctgtttgtgtttctatggagaaaacctcttgccaactgagacctggaatggggatcacttcattaactacattttgcaaaagctcacctgggcctaaattcccatggtatccactactaaatacataattataatgccttcccagtacaaatgtctgcaggtcagcagattgggggctttcgagatttaggaggagggggtgacaacttttaccccatctacagcccctaagtggttgcagaaaggctgttagatgcattctctcacgaaaactcctacccgtcccatccttgggaacatggcttcactagatttatatccccaatcatctcccgtattccaggcagcatctgaccaataataacagttattgttgtcatttctggtaacacacatataaaactggatggtcccctctaccacccgttcagtctcggggcacttgactacatcacagaaatcaaatcgccagatattcgccggggctgtcaggtttacccagagaatagtaggaccagaattcttatttttacaatagggaccaaagaggtaggggcgaggatagccctcagttccaggatcaaaaacaacagtctcttttacagtgtgaggcatggatccaggtgctctttctttCGAGTTTTACTGCAgggggggtaaccaggatcaccgtgtgaggtccttcaaatctcggctggagacaatctctgcgcacaaactttttcacatacaccaggtctcctggcacaaagggatggtgtccaggaaccttgtctgagtctggaagagaactgaagacagttaaatgcactttggcaaggtgtccatgtaaggcctgcacatagctagtcaagtcctggtacttgagctgcaactgttgtggaaagaaaccttCAATataggggctcctgccaaacagaatctcatacggtgacagtcctgtcttcctgtttggggtatgtcttactgaaaacaaagctagaggaaggcatactgtccatggtttaccagtctctgccattgccttctggattttaagcttaagagttccatttagtctctccacttttccactactctgcggatggtatggagtatgcaatgcttgacttacccccagtgctgccattacctctgacatgatctctccagtaaaatgggagccccgatcgctttcagtgacttcaggaactccatacctgcatatgatctcagccatcagtttcttcaccgttgtcttagccgtagcattggcaactgggtaggcttctggccaacctgaaaataaatcaatgcagaccaacacatactcatacgtccctaccctgggtaactgaatataatcattctgcagtctctggaattggttaaagggccggggagtgtgtttggatggggttttcattgtcctactctgattatgtgtggcacatatcatgcagctctgtacctggctttctgcacaggtggaaaacccgggggcaatccattgtttctgtagggtgtcacacatggccgtcttcgagtggtgcacattcccgtgcagaacctgtgccatcattgggtatagtacctgtggtaggcagaccttttcacccctcccccatagtccagtgacggtatcagagcaagcccctatcttttgccacctatttttctcctccttacttgcctgttcttgtaaccgggctaagatgtctttcaacacaaatggagatggtggggtgtctaggtgatgtacttgagaggctacaggagtgcttgctgctttcttggcagcctggtctgccagtgcgttacccttagtccgtccatcagtgcctttagtatgtgcctttacctttatgatgcctgtttgggtgggaagctgtagtgcattcataagttgctggactgcctcagcacgtttaaaggggtggccatttgctgtcaggaaagccctggctctccagataggcccataaccgtgtgcaatgccaaaagcatacctggaatcagtgtagatatttacagtcttaccttctgctagtttgcacgcttctgtaagcgccttgagcttctgcttcttgtgcagacatatgagctggcattgactctgccttgattacctcatgttctgagaccacagcatatccggtacagaagcgtccttggtcatcttggtgacgggatccatctacaaaaagctcaaaatcagcattagaataggcacactagagaccagccgtttcctgagacatcaattctagacaatcatgtggtttggaaacctgatcttgttcctctggatccattctagaaagaaaaagagtgtcctttttcatgtcacctactcctcccccctttggatccaggggaactaggggaagagtagcggggtttaggacagtgcaccttttttttttaaatcacattagtaggcatgagaatagcacactgaaatcgcagctgtctagccatggacatgtggccaggttgtacttggttaaggatactatatacatcgtgtggggtggccatagcctctcctggttgcaaggggccataagtggcaaggtaggcctgacactcttgggctatgactggcccccctttggcataactgtccacgtcaattgtcatccctgataaatgaatgcaaacagaactggcaatctgggtgtaatggaatgctgaagaagacattggcaagatcgataaccatgaaccaagcagcatcctgagatatctgggacaaaagagtatgtggcttaggcaccaccggagtttctggaacagtaactgcattaaatgcctgtagatcttgtaccagccggtacacaggaggttggccgggtggggtctttttcttaacgggaaacaagggtgtgttacatggggaaacacagggtatcagggcaccattatcgaataacatttgtatttgccccttgagacactgctcctgatcatatttcaaagggtattgatggactttagaaaaaggggcaccaggtttgagaaacacttttactggttctacaggcattattgggggagaatctgggtctatcaggaccatcataaccgtgggaagggcatgtagaatacagatctcattgtgttcatctgcataggggttatataacgtaaggaccatctgaccatcatcttggaattgtattctggagcggaactgtgataataaatctgcccccagtaaatttaccggacatgagggagagattacgaactgagcagtaacttcagggaaaggtcccacagggataggttttataagagtatatttattgggtctgttatctactctaattaaaacaagctcttgatctgagaattgacatggggctggggagggagattcccagacagggttaaaagggatattttagtatgagactggacttgtgtaaggtggggagggcagccTGTTACACGAACCGCTGATAAtgagcgtccttgcagctgtgaaaggggggctgtatttggggcgggggaattgctgtcagcgtttagcaagggaaaggtgggggctacaactccgggtcttcttgaacagacctctctacactgagaattagtaactccgcatacatcacagatccacgatcaccatatattggtgctttgggattgaggggcacagagcttacggtcgggagaagaggcttgatttcctggggagggaccttatcatcaagcagggagaccccctgttccagatcatcatttttaattgtttgtctttctgacacattattctcaaacgctttctcaataccttcctgcaccacaaaacatccagactttatcataggagtagacaactttcctttttcaacgtaacggtaacaaaaacaactagaattcactttctctgttgatcctcaatttgctatatatcaaccactcaacttgcttttaatctttcaatcacttacaaatttccttctaaaactaaacactagatttcactttcaatttacaatatttcacagatctaccagcgcgtacaacactaaaaaaaaacacaaagagactcaagagcgcagcgacgTGCATGACCCCTCCCTACTAGAAACAGGGAGATAAGGAAACATTCCTCAGCGCAAAAGGGAAAAAAACCAACAGCGAAGCTGCtcaacccctcccatcggatattccaaagacaaacacaaAATACaacagttcttagacttaattaatttctacaaaatcttcatcgcacaattcacataccagattgagaatattttccctgcattcctgacagatttcttttcccttctttgggctaacaatatctaatttttatcacacaattcaaagtcttcttcttccacggactgattctcctttaaagcgaaatacccctacttagtcgtgtatagataCCAGAGCAGCTGTGTAGCCTATTCCActggggtttttacctgtcccccgctgggacaacccaaaatcgcggtactccgtgaaaggaggagggcgtcttagacttaaccctccggacatccctggaaatatttaaatcaatatattcctgagttatgcatcctacccaatcttcgatcacctcaccgctcctgattctaacagtgatcaggaattcagggtattttgactgtaaagagaattacatcactggttaatccggggtgtccgtcccttatgaggtacggttcgagcactgggcttccaacggaactacacctctatatgattccacccaagaatcatcccactccggggacaaacctcagatcctctttgcagcaacaaacacaggaaaaccacaccaaacggtcagtctggacagtataactgccaacttaccgtggttgtgggggatgatcagtcccaattttccagtgcctgcgtccggtccgagggtcctttgtcttgttgtcctccgggggggggggcagaggcgttcctgcttaggtcccgggtttcggcaccaactgttgagggaggatttaaagtgatccttcacggttaacccagtgatttccaaattaatatataaagtgttgccggcaactgaaaatgaccagacggagacgtgtgtctctgtatgggggatcgagctgatctctggcccccgtttattctgcatatcatttttataatcataaaaaattatacttcaaccaatcagcataaaaaCACGTTCACGGtttttagcctataagaatgcagaacttcaaccaatcagcataagaacatgctcacagttcttagcctataagaatgcaggaacaatctgtgcgtcaaaagttttgtagaacaatacaccctcagtctcatctgtccaagttgcaacaatcaaggtctcatcaaggtttcataccctcagtctcatgttctgtccaagttgcaacaatcaaggtctcataacagcggtaaagtttagcctactaacaaaatttatatcaaaacaacaaaatggagtcgaaaagcacaaaatggagattctttcttaatttcttccttcacagagaaaggtgccagtcggagttgctttcactaactacctaggcctgcccaggtgtacttatacgtccatcatattatcattatttgtttgtaaaatgagaaaggttggttctcagggtcagccaattgtttttgcatagctagtcagagggcctccagggataatactcctgtatctgtcttaccctacctgatgtggttggttctctggtggtgggggcgacatgacatgctggtctacagctccttcccaaaaggattactgtcagcctactcccaaaagttagtgtctccagtatccaccaaccacaatcctgtatcagcttcttatgtcactgcatgtgatcttgtctggacaggattcagtgtaattctcttaggtcgggttgcagcacggttatacaagtattagggcccaaatcctcaactataccctaaaaggcatcacagctataattgacaaatctttgttcactgtaatatatatatatttgatccattcaacatttttattaatctgcacctgtgggattatagaagcaaagccggcataaatctggttctgggctttaaactggtcagacaccccccttggcactccaatggcatcaatatatactaataGATCTTCttaataactcatgtggagctgatcaaaacttctcctctttctggtaggttcatcaggtatctttggatcccaaaagtaaaatcttgaactgcatagctagtttaacaggggtgcattggcctatccaggcattaggcaacctaggacggagcttaccatctccacataaccaataaatgtcgtacatatattctgtatgtttgattagcaaatcagtatctagagaactgctccccttgcagaaacctgtctcgaagatccctactagtgtacctgtggtgtcgtgggaattatagcaggtgtaattgtcagctaatacggttacttctcctgggacctttagtttaggttcttcatgaattagtgggacataatctggacaatcagtggacttcaaacctttcaacagattcataacacaggcagtggtgttgtcatcagggaaaagcaatgcatgtgtgtataggtgtgtattcgcagcagcacaagcaatacatcctacagagatattctggactcttacattgtatctcacccattctaaccataggtttttccttggggctgtttgtgtttctatggagaaaacctcttgccaactgagacctggaatggggatcacttcattaactacattttgcaaacgctcacctgggcctaaattcccatggtatccactactaaatacataattataattccttcccagtacaaatgtctgcaggtcagcagattgggggctttcgagatttaggaggagggggtgacaacttttaccccatttacagcccctaagtggttacagaagggctgttagatgcattctctcacggagactcctacccgtcccatccttgggaacatggcttcactaggtttatatccccaatcatctcccgtattccaggcagcatctgaccaataataacggttattgttgtcatttctagtaacacacatataaaactggatggtctcctctaccacccgttcagtctcggggcacttgactacatcacagaaatcaaatcgccagatattcgccggggctgtcaggtttacccagagaatagtaggaccagaattcttatttttacaatagggaccaaagaggtaggggcgaggatagccctcagttccaggatcaaaaacaacagtctcttttacagtgtgaggcgtggatccaggtgctcttttccttcgagttttactgcagtggggggtgaccaggatcaccgtgtgaggtccttcaaatcttgtctggagacaatctctgcacacaaactttttcacatacaccaggtctcctggcacaaagggatggtgtccaggaaccttgtctgggtctgaaagagaactgaaaacggttaaatgcactctggcaaggtgcccatgtaaggcctgcacatagctagtcaagtcctggtacttgagctgcaactgttgtggaaagaaacattcaagattggggcccctgccaaacagaatctcatacggtgacagtcctgtcttcctgtttggggtatgtcttattaaaaacaaagctagagggaggcattctgtccatggtttaccagtctctgccattgccttctggattttaagcttaagagttccatttagtctttccacttttccactactctgtggatggagtatgcaatgcttgacttacccccagtgctgccattacctctgacatgatctctccagtaaaatgggagccccgatcgctttcaatgacttcaggaactccatacctgcatatgatctcagccatcagtttcttcaccgttgtcttagccgtagcattggcaactgggtaggcttctggccaacctgaaaataaatcaatgcagaccaacacatactcatacgtccctactctgggtaactgaatataatcattctgcagtctctggaattggttaaagggccggggagtgtgtttggatggggttttcactgtcctactctgattatgtgtggcacatatcatgcagctctgtacctggttTTCTgcacaggtggaaaacccgggggcaatccattgtttctgtagggtgtcacacatggccgtcttcgagtggtgcacattcccgtgcagaacctgtgccatcattgggtacagtacctgtggtaggcagaccttttcacccctcccccatagtccagtgacggtatcagagcaagcccctatcttttgccacctatttttctcctccttacttgccttttCTTGTaaacgggctaagatgtctttcaacacaaatggagatggtggggtgtctaggtgatgtacttgagaggctacaggagtgcttactgctttcttggcagcctggtctgccagtgcgttacccttagtccgtccatcagtgcctttagtatgtgcctttacctttatgatgcctgtttgggtgggaagctgtagtgcattcataagttgctggactgcctcagcacgtttaatggggtggccatttgctgtcaggaaagccctggctctccagataggcccataaccgtgtgcaatgccaaaagcatacctggaatcagtgtagatatttacagtcttaccttctgctagtttgcacgcttctgtaagcgccttgagcttctgcttcttgtgcagacatatgagctggcattgactctgccttgattacctcatgttctgagaccacagcatatccggtacagaagcgtccttggtcatcttggtgacgggatccatctacaaaaagctcaaaatcagcattagaataggcacactagagaccagccgtttcctgagacatcaattctagacaatcatgtggtttggaaacctaatcttgttcctctggatccattctagaaagaaagagtgtccttgctcatgtcacctactcctcccccctttggatccaggggaactaggagaagagtagcggggttcaggacagtgcaccttttttttaaatcacattagtaggcatgagaatagcacactgaagtcgcagctgtctagccatggacatgtggccaggttgtacttggttaaggatactatatacatcgtgtggggtggccatagcctctcctggttgcaaggggccataagtggcaaggtaggcctgacactcttgggctatgactggcccccctttggcataactgtccacgtcaattgtcatccctgataaatgaatgcaaacagaactggcaatctgggtgtaatggaatgctgaagaagacattggcaagatcgataaccatgaaccaagcagcatcctgagatatctgggacaaaagagtatgtggcttaggcaccaccggagtttctggaacagtaactgcattaaatgcctgtagatcttgtaccagccggtacacagggggttggccgggtggggtctttttcttaacgggaaacaagggtgtgttacatggggaaacacagggtatcagggcaccattatcgaataacatttgtatttgccccttgagacactgctcctgatcatatttcaaagggtattgatggactttagaaaaagggggcaccaggtttgagaaacacttttactggttctacaggcattattgggggagaatctgggtctatcaggaccatcataactgtgggaagggcatgtaggatacacatctctttatattcatttgcataggagttatataacgtaaggaccatctgaccatcatcttggaattgtattctggagcagaactgta harbors:
- the LOC143785861 gene encoding protein NYNRIN-like; the protein is MDPVTKMTKDASVPDMLWSQNMRYAFGIAHGYGPIWRARAFLTANGHPIKRAEAVQQLMNALQLPTQTGIIKVKAHTKGTDGRTKGNALADQAAKKAVSTPVASQVHHLDTPPSPFVLKDILARLQEKASKEEKNRWQKIGACSDTVTGLWGRGEKVCLPQVLYPMMAQVLHGNVHHSKTAMCDTLQKQWIAPGFSTCAENQVQSCMICATHNQSRTVKTPSKHTPRPFNQFQRLQNDYIQLPRVGTYEYVLVCIDLFSGWPEAYPVANATAKTTVKKLMAEIICRYGVPEVIESDRGSHFTGEIMSEVMAALGVSQALHTPSTE